In Zingiber officinale cultivar Zhangliang chromosome 11B, Zo_v1.1, whole genome shotgun sequence, a single window of DNA contains:
- the LOC122034092 gene encoding pterocarpan synthase 1, with protein sequence MLARIIFFVAVAAAILVVILLPLLSPLPGKAEERQLGPWLALSLFVHIPAGGAALGNPRGDKASLGGENAFVFRHKLKEGPSNTSRVVGEAQGVVVPVRQRQHAELSAFNIVHLALDAPAYRGSLEVESRRGRRREELVVVGGTGAFAFARGYADFAAVSSTAAVYHLDVRLRLPRKPPTIPGPG encoded by the coding sequence ATGTTGGCCAGGATCATCTTCTTCGTAGCAGTTGCGGCGGCCATACTAGTCGTGATCCTGCTGCCTCTGCTCTCGCCTCTTCCCGGGAAAGCAGAGGAGAGACAATTGGGGCCGTGGTTGGCCCTCTCGCTCTTCGTTCATATTCCCGCCGGCGGCGCAGCCTTGGGAAATCCACGTGGGGATAAAGCAAGCCTAGGTGGGGAAAACGCGTTCGTGTTCCGTCACAAGCTCAAGGAGGGACCGTCGAACACGTCCCGCGTCGTCGGCGAGGCGCAGGGCGTCGTAGTCCCGGTGCGGCAGAGGCAGCACGCCGAGCTATCAGCCTTTAACATCGTGCACCTTGCGCTGGACGCGCCGGCGTACAGGGGGAGCCTCGAAGTGGAGTCGAGGAGGGGCAGGAGGAGGGAGGAGCTGGTGGTGGTCGGAGGAACCGGGGCGTTTGCCTTCGCGAGAGGCTACGCGGATTTTGCGGCGGTGAGTTCTACCGCGGCCGTTTACCATTTGGATGTGCGGCTGAGATTACCGAGGAAGCCACCCACCATTCCTGGTCCGGGATGA
- the LOC122033428 gene encoding lysine histidine transporter-like 8, with protein sequence MEERGMGTESELVSIPATPHGVSTPETMSPSGQRSPRRHGAGGSVAAGSYSAKSWTPTPAMISPRFLSPSISSAVGTPMKRVLVNLRGYLEEVGHLTKLNPQDAWLPITESRNGNAHYAAFHNLNAGIGFQALLLPVAFALLGWSWGIIVLTIAYFWQLYTLWILVKLHEAVPGRRYNRYVELAQAAFGEKLGVWLTLFPTVYLSAGTATALILIGGETMKLFFQIVCGTLCSSNSLSTVEWYLVFTILCIVLSQLPNLNSIAGLSLVGAVTAITYTTMAWVLSVNQERPPSISYQPLPSSSFGSAAFLILNAFGIIAFAFRGHNLALEIQATMPSTFKHPAHVPMWRGAKVAYLLIAMCLFPIAIGGFWAYGNLMPRGGILNALYLFHSHDIPRGLLATTFLLVVFNRLSSFQIYSMPVFDSFEAGYTSRTNRPCSIWVRSGFRVFYVFISFFIGVALPFLSSLAGLLGGLTLPVTFAYPCFMWIRIKKPQRFSFSWYLNWSLGLLGIAFSVCFSIGGVWSMVNSRLKLKFFKPN encoded by the exons ATGGAGGAAAGGGGAATGGGGACGGAGTCGGAGCTGGTCTCGATCCCGGCGACCCCGCATGGGGTGTCGACGCCGGAGACGATGAGTCCGTCTGGCCAGCGGTCGCCGCGGCGGCATGGGGCTGGCGGCAGCGTGGCGGCCGGATCCTACTCAGCCAAGTCATGGACGCCGACACCGGCGATGATCTCACCGCGGTTCCTTAGCCCGTCGATATCGTCGGCGGTCGGGACTCCGATGAAGCGCGTGCTGGTGAACCTGCGAGGCTACTTGGAGGAGGTGGGCCACCTGACGAAGCTAAACCCCCAGGACGCGTGGCTCCCCATCACCGAGTCCCGCAACGGGAACGCCCACTACGCCGCCTTCCACAACCTCAATGCCGGCATCGGATTCCAGGCCCTCCTCCTCCCCGTTGCCTTCGCCTTACTCGGATG GAGTTGGGGCATAATAGTTCTTACTATAGCTTACTTTTGGCAACTTTACACTCTTTGGATTCTCGTTAAGTTACATGAAGCGGTGCCTGGCAGAAGATATAACAGATATGTGGAACTTGCACAAGCTGCTTTTG GAGAAAAATTAGGTGTTTGGCTTACGTTATTTCCAACGGTATACTTATCAGCAGGAACTGCAACAGCTCTGATTTTAATTGGAGGCGAAACCATGAAACTCTTTTTCCAGATAGTCTGCGGGACTCTTTGCTCATCAAATTCACTTTCAACTGTTGAGTGGTATCTTGTATTCACAATCTTGTGTATTGTCCTATCTCAGCTCCCAAACCTCAACTCCATTGCTGGTCTCTCACTTGTTGGAGCTGTAACAGCAATTACATACACTACGATGGCTTGGGTACTGTCTGTTAACCAAGAAAGGCCCCCTTCCATCTCCTATCAGCCACTGCCCTCATCTTCCTTTGGTTCAGCTGCTTTTTTGATCTTGAATGCTTTTGGAATAATAGCATTTGCATTCAGGGGACACAATCTTGCTTTAGAAATCCAG GCAACAATGCCATCAACTTTCAAACATCCTGCACATGTTCCAATGTGGAGGGGAGCCAAGGTCGCCTATCTTCTAATAGCAATGTGTTTATTCCCTATTGCCATTGGAGGCTTCTGGGCTTATGGTAACCT AATGCCTCGAGGAGGAATACTAAATGCCCTTTATTTATTTCACAGCCATGATATCCCAAGAGGGCTTCTAGCAACAACATTCCTCTTGGTTGTGTTTAACCGCCTCAGCAGTTTTCAGATATACTCCATGCCTGTTTTTGACAGCTTTGAAGCAGGTTATACAAGCCGAACAAATCGACCCTGCTCGATTTGGGTTCGATCTGGCTTCCGAGTATTTTATGTCTTCATCTCGTTCTTCATTGGAGTAGCACTTCCTTTCCTGTCTAGTCTTGCTGGCCTCTTGGGTGGCCTCACTCTCCCGGTCACCTTCGCTTACCCCTGTTTCATGTGGATCCGGATAAAGAAGCCTCAGAGATTTAGCTTCAGCTGGTATCTTAATTGGAGCCTCGGCCTCTTGGGCATAGCTTTCAGCGTATGCTTCTCTATAGGCGGTGTTTGGAGCATGGTAAACAGTCGCCTCAAGCTCAAGTTCTTTAAGCCTAATTAA